The Sulfurimonas sp. genome includes a region encoding these proteins:
- the hisH gene encoding imidazole glycerol phosphate synthase subunit HisH, with protein MKQNIAIVDYNMGNLASVKNAFEKLGQHTIVESDPEKFKEYDKLILPGVGAFGDAMEHLGERNMVDAIKEYAESGNYMFGICLGMQLLFESSQEFGSNEGLGLIKGHVEAFDTSKFSESLKVPHMGWNRMFTKEHPLFKGLDEMHYLYFVHSFHAVCDDEKDIIGRTEYGYEFTSSVAKDNILGIQPHPEKSHENGLKILENFINL; from the coding sequence ATGAAACAAAATATAGCTATAGTTGACTATAACATGGGAAACTTGGCAAGTGTAAAAAACGCATTTGAAAAGTTGGGACAACATACTATTGTTGAGAGCGATCCTGAAAAGTTTAAAGAGTATGACAAGTTAATACTACCTGGTGTTGGTGCATTTGGCGATGCTATGGAACATCTTGGGGAGCGTAATATGGTAGATGCTATAAAAGAGTATGCTGAGAGTGGAAACTATATGTTTGGTATCTGCTTGGGAATGCAGCTTTTATTTGAATCTTCTCAGGAATTTGGTAGTAATGAAGGACTTGGCCTGATCAAGGGTCATGTGGAAGCTTTTGATACATCAAAATTTAGTGAGTCTCTGAAGGTTCCACATATGGGATGGAATAGAATGTTTACAAAAGAGCATCCTCTTTTTAAAGGTTTAGATGAGATGCATTATCTTTATTTTGTTCACTCATTTCATGCTGTATGTGATGATGAAAAAGATATTATAGGACGTACTGAATATGGATACGAGTTTACATCAAGTGTTGCAAAAGACAATATTTTAGGTATTCAGCCACACCCTGAAAAAAGCCATGAGAATGGTTTGAAAATTTTAGAAAACTTTATTAATTTATAG
- a CDS encoding PDC sensor domain-containing protein, with protein sequence MVASDIQNFSINRTKARAYFCYLFSKNIPNRLPSLSIDMIVPRLLKIKDDLGSCDGAYLLDYKGVQVTPTYTNKKSDDEDIGRIRADRAYYYRAVREGRCTITDPYPSLITGELAVTASQPIYDEAGDIKYVACLDMSLDEVLKISHLNSNDIFFAKLFKYSYATFAFALVAISMLLFFKGLTSFFINEITPFHFKIKDVFEATILLTLALAIFDLAKTIFEEEVLGRIKDTSTSGTHKTMVKFIGSIIIALSIEALMLVFKFAITDPSQLLYSMYIVGGVGILLFGLAFYIKFTKEKETHI encoded by the coding sequence ATGGTTGCATCTGATATTCAAAATTTCTCAATAAATAGAACAAAAGCTAGAGCATATTTTTGTTACCTTTTTTCTAAAAATATACCAAATCGCTTGCCGTCACTTAGTATTGACATGATCGTACCTCGTCTTTTAAAGATCAAAGATGATTTGGGCAGTTGTGATGGAGCATATCTACTTGATTACAAAGGTGTTCAAGTTACACCTACATACACAAATAAAAAATCTGATGATGAAGATATAGGTAGAATAAGGGCAGATCGTGCATATTATTATCGTGCAGTTCGTGAAGGACGTTGTACTATAACCGATCCATATCCATCACTTATTACAGGTGAATTGGCTGTTACTGCATCTCAACCAATTTATGATGAAGCTGGTGATATAAAATATGTAGCTTGTTTAGATATGTCTTTAGATGAGGTATTAAAAATATCTCATCTAAATTCTAATGATATTTTCTTTGCAAAGTTGTTTAAATACTCATATGCAACTTTTGCTTTTGCTCTTGTAGCAATATCAATGCTTTTATTTTTTAAAGGTTTGACAAGTTTCTTTATAAATGAGATTACTCCTTTTCATTTTAAAATAAAGGATGTTTTTGAAGCTACTATTCTTTTAACTTTGGCATTGGCAATATTTGATCTGGCCAAGACCATTTTTGAAGAAGAAGTATTAGGTAGAATAAAAGATACCAGTACATCAGGTACACATAAAACTATGGTTAAGTTTATAGGTTCCATTATCATAGCTTTATCGATAGAAGCGTTGATGCTTGTATTTAAATTTGCCATAACAGATCCAAGTCAGCTTTTATACTCAATGTATATTGTAGGCGGTGTTGGAATATTACTGTTTGGTTTGGCATTTTATATTAAATTTACAAAAGAAAAAGAGACTCATATATGA
- a CDS encoding lipid A biosynthesis lauroyl acyltransferase, with protein sequence MAYKLFLLFEKFLMIFPRSFRRFLFTSLGTLAYYVSAKYRKVSFNNLDFIFGDKLSQKEKVEITKYSFKNLLLNFHHIMELRHMSKDDLKKIITIENIEAVEKVHKEGRAVIYVTTHYSSWELGGASIGAFIEPIVAVYRKMKNPTMQDWLLEGRAKFGNINLEKSKVIKPLIRYIKEKKGSGILIDTNLNKREGVEVDFMGKKISQTPTPAYLARKFDAAIIPVTIRTDDEENYTLMLFDEIKVEKTDDESHDIQKATQAQADWLGSLIEKEPKFWFWVHRRFKTDYPEIYAPKP encoded by the coding sequence ATGGCTTATAAACTATTTTTACTATTTGAAAAGTTCTTAATGATTTTTCCAAGAAGTTTTAGAAGATTTTTATTTACATCATTAGGGACTCTTGCATATTATGTTTCAGCAAAGTATAGAAAAGTATCTTTTAATAACTTAGATTTTATATTTGGAGACAAACTAAGCCAAAAAGAAAAAGTCGAGATTACAAAATACAGCTTTAAAAACCTTTTACTTAACTTCCACCATATTATGGAGTTAAGACATATGTCTAAAGATGATCTGAAAAAAATCATAACTATAGAAAATATTGAAGCTGTAGAGAAAGTTCATAAAGAAGGTCGTGCAGTAATCTACGTTACCACACACTATTCTTCTTGGGAGCTAGGTGGGGCTAGTATAGGAGCATTTATAGAACCTATTGTAGCTGTTTATAGAAAAATGAAAAACCCGACTATGCAAGACTGGTTGTTAGAGGGACGTGCTAAATTTGGAAATATAAATCTTGAAAAGTCAAAAGTTATAAAGCCGCTAATCCGATACATAAAAGAGAAAAAAGGGAGTGGTATATTAATAGATACTAATTTAAACAAAAGAGAGGGTGTTGAAGTTGATTTTATGGGTAAAAAAATCTCTCAAACACCTACACCTGCTTACTTAGCCAGAAAATTTGATGCAGCCATAATACCTGTAACTATCAGAACAGATGATGAAGAAAACTATACACTTATGTTGTTTGATGAGATAAAAGTTGAAAAAACTGATGATGAATCTCACGATATACAAAAAGCCACACAAGCACAAGCTGATTGGCTAGGTTCTTTAATAGAGAAAGAACCTAAATTCTGGTTTTGGGTACACAGACGTTTTAAAACAGATTATCCGGAGATCTATGCACCTAAGCCATAA
- a CDS encoding AI-2E family transporter: MKPQYFVAILFATALYWMYFLYAPFLLSMTIAALLAISTSNIQDFFENKTGSKFTAAFISSALLAVLFFVPLGYFLATITIKLNTLDQMTIKGMEVFIRGFIENPPAYLEFLKPYIEGKLNDIDVKAIASDAISLAGNITALSAGFIKNAFLVIVFYFFAQYNGATIVEFLKRVVQVSVEEADTLAKELSSVMSVVFYSIIVNAMFQGILFGVAISFFGYDGILFGIMYGFASLIPIVGGALMWLPFMMYEFYLGNVFNAFFIALYSIIMISIIADTFIKPIIIKEINNRLLEEDDAKLNELVIFFAIIAGLATFGFWGMILGPAITAFFLTILKIFEARTADCAA, encoded by the coding sequence TTGAAACCACAGTATTTTGTAGCTATTTTATTTGCAACAGCACTTTATTGGATGTATTTTTTATATGCACCTTTTTTACTTAGTATGACAATAGCTGCACTTTTAGCTATATCAACATCAAATATTCAAGATTTTTTTGAGAATAAAACAGGTTCAAAATTTACAGCTGCATTTATTTCCAGTGCGCTTTTAGCAGTTTTATTTTTCGTACCGCTTGGTTATTTTTTAGCAACGATCACTATAAAGTTAAATACGCTTGATCAGATGACAATTAAAGGAATGGAAGTTTTTATAAGAGGCTTTATAGAAAACCCACCAGCTTATTTAGAATTTTTAAAGCCATACATTGAGGGAAAACTAAACGATATAGACGTAAAAGCAATTGCTTCAGATGCTATATCATTAGCTGGAAATATTACAGCACTTTCAGCCGGTTTTATAAAAAATGCATTTTTGGTTATAGTTTTTTATTTCTTTGCTCAATACAACGGAGCTACAATTGTAGAGTTTTTAAAAAGGGTAGTTCAGGTTTCTGTAGAAGAAGCAGATACATTGGCAAAAGAGCTCTCAAGTGTTATGAGTGTTGTTTTTTACTCAATAATTGTTAATGCTATGTTTCAAGGTATTTTGTTTGGTGTAGCTATTTCGTTCTTTGGATATGATGGTATTTTATTTGGAATCATGTATGGATTTGCATCGTTAATTCCAATAGTAGGTGGAGCATTGATGTGGCTTCCGTTTATGATGTATGAATTCTATCTTGGAAATGTTTTTAATGCATTTTTTATAGCACTATATTCAATTATAATGATATCGATCATTGCAGATACGTTTATTAAACCTATTATTATAAAAGAGATAAACAATAGGCTTCTAGAGGAGGATGATGCAAAACTAAATGAGCTTGTTATATTTTTTGCGATCATAGCAGGGCTTGCTACGTTCGGTTTTTGGGGGATGATACTTGGACCTGCGATTACTGCATTTTTCCTAACAATTTTAAAGATATTTGAAGCACGTACTGCAGATTGTGCCGCTTAG
- the ruvB gene encoding Holliday junction branch migration DNA helicase RuvB: MDRLVEIEKFDSEESSELSLRPDAWNEYIGQEQMKKNLGVFIEASKKRQEALDHVLFYGPPGLGKTTLALIIANEMDSNIKVTAAPMIEKSGDLAAILTNLEEGDILFIDEIHRLSPAVEEILYSSMEDFRIDIIIGSGPAAQTVKIDLPRFTLIGATTRAGMLSNPLRDRFGMNFRLQFYSHEELAQIISQASKKLDREIVHEAALEIAKRSRGTPRIALRLLRRVRDFADVADEMNIEHHRTKFALDELGINSHGFDEMDLKLLKLLTDARGKPMGLSTIAASLSEDEGTVEDVLEPYLLANGYLERTAKGRKATRATYDVLNMDWVNEEGTLF; this comes from the coding sequence ATGGATAGATTGGTAGAGATTGAGAAGTTTGATTCAGAAGAGTCCAGTGAGCTAAGTCTTCGTCCCGATGCCTGGAATGAATACATAGGTCAGGAGCAGATGAAAAAAAATCTCGGTGTGTTTATAGAGGCTAGTAAAAAACGCCAAGAGGCGCTTGATCATGTGCTTTTTTACGGCCCTCCTGGACTTGGAAAAACGACTTTGGCATTGATTATTGCAAATGAGATGGACTCAAACATTAAAGTAACTGCAGCTCCGATGATTGAAAAAAGCGGAGATTTGGCTGCAATACTTACAAACTTGGAAGAGGGTGACATACTTTTTATAGATGAGATTCACCGCCTTTCACCTGCTGTTGAAGAGATCCTTTACTCATCTATGGAAGACTTTCGTATAGATATTATCATAGGTAGCGGTCCTGCTGCACAAACAGTTAAAATTGACCTTCCAAGATTTACTCTAATTGGTGCTACAACAAGAGCAGGGATGCTTTCAAATCCACTGCGTGATAGATTTGGCATGAACTTTAGGTTACAGTTTTATAGCCATGAAGAGTTAGCTCAGATTATCTCTCAAGCTTCAAAAAAACTTGATCGTGAGATAGTGCACGAAGCTGCGCTTGAGATTGCAAAAAGAAGTCGCGGTACTCCACGTATAGCCTTAAGATTATTACGTCGTGTAAGAGACTTTGCAGATGTAGCTGATGAGATGAATATTGAACATCATAGAACAAAGTTTGCTTTGGATGAGCTAGGAATAAATTCTCATGGGTTTGATGAGATGGACTTAAAACTTTTAAAACTCCTAACAGATGCAAGAGGTAAACCTATGGGACTTAGCACAATTGCGGCAAGTTTAAGTGAGGATGAGGGTACGGTTGAAGATGTACTTGAACCGTATCTTTTAGCAAACGGTTATTTAGAACGCACAGCTAAGGGTCGAAAGGCTACTCGTGCTACCTATGATGTTTTAAATATGGATTGGGTAAATGAAGAGGGGACTTTATTTTGA
- the panB gene encoding 3-methyl-2-oxobutanoate hydroxymethyltransferase yields MKKKMTITSIKKAKADKPLVMITAYDALFAKLFENSADMILVGDSLNMSFAGKNDTLSASLEQMIYHTNAVCAGAKNSFVVCDMPFGTYVNKDDALRNAIKVFQETPADCVKIEGGLDKADIVKHLTSNGIAVCGHIGLLPQAFRSEGGYKVKGKTEDEKRSLIADAKAIEEAGAFCMVIEGVKADVAAEVAKSVEVPVIGIGAGVDVDGQVLVFSDMLGLFEEFTPKFVKKYLDGALLVKDAVANYADEVVKREFPKEEHTY; encoded by the coding sequence ATGAAGAAAAAAATGACAATAACATCAATTAAAAAAGCAAAAGCCGATAAACCATTGGTGATGATCACTGCATATGACGCTTTGTTTGCAAAGCTGTTTGAAAATAGTGCTGATATGATACTTGTCGGAGACTCACTTAATATGAGTTTTGCAGGTAAAAATGACACACTAAGTGCAAGCCTAGAGCAGATGATCTATCATACAAATGCAGTTTGTGCCGGTGCTAAAAATAGTTTTGTTGTATGTGATATGCCCTTTGGAACTTATGTTAATAAAGATGACGCTTTAAGAAATGCTATAAAAGTTTTTCAAGAGACTCCTGCTGACTGTGTAAAGATTGAGGGTGGTTTGGACAAAGCAGATATTGTTAAACATTTAACTAGTAATGGCATAGCAGTATGTGGTCATATTGGTTTGCTTCCACAAGCTTTTAGAAGCGAAGGCGGATATAAAGTTAAAGGTAAAACCGAAGATGAAAAACGCTCTTTAATTGCTGATGCAAAAGCCATAGAAGAGGCTGGTGCATTTTGTATGGTTATAGAGGGTGTAAAGGCTGATGTGGCTGCAGAGGTTGCAAAAAGTGTTGAGGTTCCAGTTATTGGTATCGGAGCAGGTGTAGATGTAGACGGGCAGGTGTTAGTATTTTCAGATATGCTTGGACTTTTTGAAGAGTTTACTCCAAAGTTTGTCAAAAAGTATCTTGATGGTGCATTACTTGTTAAAGATGCAGTTGCAAACTATGCAGATGAAGTTGTTAAAAGAGAATTTCCAAAAGAGGAACACACTTACTAA
- a CDS encoding Hpt domain-containing protein, whose product MGIKSDLDSNFDFEVVDEFYDHYTMMVESMEVMIIDLSKPDTYQRSVNELFRIFHNIKSASGFLKIEPMRRLSTFVEEVLDELRQKNKPLSEKTINWLLEVCDIFAAWKDDLKNDNELTRVKYSLLKIPDLDED is encoded by the coding sequence ATGGGAATAAAGAGTGACTTAGATTCTAACTTTGATTTCGAAGTAGTTGACGAGTTTTATGACCACTACACTATGATGGTAGAAAGTATGGAAGTGATGATTATAGACCTTTCAAAACCTGACACGTATCAACGTAGTGTCAATGAATTATTCCGTATATTCCATAATATCAAATCTGCATCAGGATTTCTAAAAATAGAACCAATGAGAAGGTTATCTACTTTTGTTGAAGAGGTTTTGGATGAACTCAGACAAAAAAATAAACCCTTAAGTGAAAAAACTATCAATTGGCTTTTAGAAGTCTGTGATATCTTTGCTGCATGGAAAGATGATTTAAAAAATGACAATGAACTTACACGTGTAAAATATTCTCTACTTAAAATACCTGATTTGGATGAAGATTGA
- the trpA gene encoding tryptophan synthase subunit alpha, with translation MKNLVAYITSGYPEKSFSIDLGLALGENGVDTLELGVPFSDPVADGPLIEKANHKALELGFKFKHLKEISCEIAPKVDTLWMGYFNSFYQQNLSKLLPEAREIGINGLIIPDLPHEEALKYKDLFAQNNLSNISFVAPTDSEERIAEVVKDAQKFIYMVAYAGITGSGKAEDLQPFLESIKKYTQTPVYVGFGVNAKTAKDKVKGADGVIVGSAFIDILLKEDLNYSQKIKECSELAKVIKGEINS, from the coding sequence TTGAAAAATTTAGTAGCATATATAACTTCAGGATACCCTGAAAAATCTTTTAGCATAGACTTAGGCCTTGCCTTAGGTGAAAACGGAGTTGATACACTAGAGCTTGGTGTACCGTTTTCAGACCCTGTAGCTGATGGTCCTTTAATAGAAAAGGCTAATCATAAAGCACTTGAACTTGGTTTTAAATTTAAACATTTAAAAGAGATATCTTGTGAGATAGCACCAAAAGTTGATACGTTGTGGATGGGTTATTTTAACTCGTTTTACCAACAAAACCTTTCAAAACTTTTACCAGAAGCCAGAGAGATTGGAATAAACGGCTTGATAATTCCAGACCTTCCTCATGAAGAAGCTCTAAAGTATAAAGATCTTTTTGCACAAAATAACCTCTCAAACATATCTTTTGTTGCTCCAACAGACTCTGAAGAGAGGATCGCAGAAGTTGTTAAAGATGCACAAAAGTTTATCTATATGGTAGCGTATGCAGGTATTACCGGAAGTGGAAAAGCTGAAGATCTTCAGCCGTTTTTAGAGTCTATTAAAAAATACACTCAAACACCTGTATATGTAGGTTTTGGAGTAAATGCCAAAACTGCAAAAGACAAAGTTAAAGGTGCTGATGGTGTTATAGTCGGTAGTGCATTTATAGATATCCTTTTAAAAGAAGATCTTAACTACTCTCAAAAAATTAAAGAA